The nucleotide window ACAGCGCAGGCTGTTTGCCCCCCCGCTTGAGCGCCGTTCGGGCACGGGCTTCGTCGACCAGAACCTGTCGCACGCAGTTGGCGGCGGCAGCCATGAAATCCTCGACACTGGCCCAGCGATGGTCGGTCGCCAATCGCAGGTAGGCGCTGTGCACCAGTTCGGTGGTCTGGGGATTAGCCGCCCCCGGCCAGCGCCGTAGCTCCCGGCGTGCGGTGTGCTTGAGCCGGCTGTAACACAGCTCCACCAGCGCATCAGTTTGAATCGCGTGTTCCACGGCCATCCGTCGCGTTGAACCCCGGGCTCATCCTAGCGTCCCTGCACCCCGACACCGGAACTGGGTCTCATCCT belongs to Abyssibacter profundi and includes:
- a CDS encoding ECF-type sigma factor; the protein is MEHAIQTDALVELCYSRLKHTARRELRRWPGAANPQTTELVHSAYLRLATDHRWASVEDFMAAAANCVRQVLVDEARARTALKRGGKQPALSLDALGDVGVDEDAELVELDEALSQLDSLEPRLARVVECRFFAGFSNAETAQILGLTERTIRRDWIKARAWLRVVLKESGSGSAADS